A genomic region of Arvicola amphibius chromosome 7, mArvAmp1.2, whole genome shotgun sequence contains the following coding sequences:
- the Plekhg3 gene encoding pleckstrin homology domain-containing family G member 3 isoform X7: MPVSTALHQDGSQERPPSLMSTTSSSGSSRDSHSAMEEPASSEASAQNGTGSPWGRHVPNSNNNSSGWLNMKGPLSPFNGRAGTSPAHHKLSYLGRVVREIVETERMYVQDLRSIVEDYLLKIIDTPGLLKPEQVSALFGNIESIYALNSQLLRDLDSCNSDPVAVASCFVERSQEFDIYTQYCNNYPNSVAALTECMQDKQQAKFFRDRQALLQHSLPLGSYLLKPVQRILKYHLLLQEIAKHFDEEEEGFEVVEDAIDTMTCVAWYINDMKRRHEHAVRLQEIQSLLINWKGPDLTTYGELVLEATFRVHRVRNERTFFLFDKILLITKKRGDHFVYKGHIPCSSLMLIESTRDSLCFTVTHYKHSKQQYSIQAKTVEEKRSWTHHIKRLILENHHATIPQKAKEAILEMDSYYPSRYRCSPERLKKAWSSQDEVSTHVRQGRRQSEPGYTLFSRASLPSRQQGLEMPGLKGRRKSEPTRHLLRQLNDKARAAGMKHAGSAGALLDFGQLPPAQDLQPEAEGAATEELEEEEEIVEEEEQQQTFPVSLEDLAGHEGSEKVPGPELPGSEEEEEEEESLAVAEQGKRHRESEDSKSCRRPSDRSPTSAENRMSFESVSSLPEVETDPEPGAEQEALTALEGPSTEEMPSEPESPGVLETQLHVPKGLLQVDGPVDVVDFVEPEGTEDLKALSSEEEEEEELGAPQEPESLLPPSVLDQASVIAERFASSFSRRSSLAIEDGKSSGLGTPRLVSRSSSVLSLEGSEKGLARWSSTGDSLSNPPTPEVVISADMVTDNGPSVNGTESPNSGSGCSTEPDKSSCKKKESALSTRDRQLLDKIKNYYENAEHHDAGFSIRRRESLSYIPKGLVRSSVSRFNSLPKPDSEPAAPIGYKRPGSSRPASWALFDLPGPSQSGTGEPAPITDAEFRPSSEIVKIWERMESSERSPRTGPGQSQANGFELQEPLFILEEHELGAITEESAVASPESASPTEQPNPAHLAQELKELVRELSSSVQGELVTPLHPRIMQLSHVMDSHMSERVKNKVYQLARQYSLRIKNIKAARPPLPWDKASPDRDEQIPTISGQPEEAGELSGGKARRKPVLSLLSYEQLMAQEQGTSKTSSAVAAAAAAAETSPRRFSLSPSALSPRSASSGSRPSTRSPLSPFDTETFNWPDVRELCSKYTSNDKAAQAESSWPRGLLVNRSRSLPENIVEPPVSGKVGRCSSMNTKRRQGDGEASQPPPPESPPQSRLNGEESLYITADLTLENNQRVIVMEKGPHPSSTMGMEEGSGKELSSPVALKGQGQGFLGSTEYQPKEDGSRDPADTNKQGRVRNLREKFQALNSVG, translated from the exons ATGCCCGTCTCCACTGCCCTCCACCAAGATGGCAGCCAGGAGCGTCCACCCAGCCTAATGTCCACCACTTCCTCATCTGGCTCCTCCCGTGACAGCCACAGTGCCATGGAGGAGCCCGCCAGCTCTGAGGCTTCAGCCCAGAATGGGACAGGCTCCCCTTGGGGCCGGCACGTCCCCAATAGCAACAACAACTCCAGCGGCTGGCTGAACATGAAGGGACCCCTCTCCCCTTTCAACGGCCGTGCAGGGACAAGTCCTGCCCACCACAAACTCAGCTACCTGGGCCGGGTGGTGCGAGAGATTGTGGAGACAGAGCGCATGTATGTCCAGGACCTGCGGAGTATTGTGGAG GACTACCTCTTGAAGATCATTGACACTCCCGGGCTCCTGAAGCCAGAGCAAGTCAGTGCCCTCTTTGGGAACATCGAGAGCATCTATGCGCTGAACAG CCAGCTTCTCAGAGACCTGGACAGCTGCAATAGTGACCCTGTGGCTGTGGCCAGCTGCTTCGTGGAAAGG AGCCAAGAGTTTGATATCTACACTCAGTATTGTAACAACTACCCCAA CTCAGTGGCAGCCCTGACGGAGTGCATGCAGGACAAGCAGCAGGCCAAGTTCTTCCGAGACCGGCAGGCGCTGCTGCAGCACTCCCTGCCTCTGGGCTCCTACCTGCTGAAGCCCGTTCAGCGCATCCTCAAGTACCACCTGCTGCTCCAG GAAATTGCCAAACATTTTGACGAAGAAGAGGAAGGCTTCGAGGTGGTAGAGGATGCCATCGACACAATGACATGTGTGGCCTGGTACATCAATGACATGAAGAGGAGGCATGAGCACGCGGTTCGGCTGCAG GAGATTCAGTCGCTGCTCATTAACTGGAAGGGGCCAGACCTGACCACCTATGGAGAACTGGTCCTGGAAGCCACCTTCCGCGTACACCGCGTGCGCAACGAGAggactttcttcctctttgacaAGATACTGCTCATCACCAAGAAGCGGGGCGATCACTTCGTCTACAAGGGTCACATTCCG TGCTCCTCACTGATGCTGATCGAAAGCACCAGAGACTCCCTCTGCTTCACCGTTACCCACTATAAGCACAGCAAGCAGCAGTACAGCATCCAG GCCAAGACAGTGGAGGAGAAACGGAGCTGGACGCACCACATCAAGAGACTCATCTTGGAGAACCACCATGCCACCATCCCCCAGAAG GCCAAGGAAGCCATCTTGGAAATGGACTCTTACT ATCCCAGCAGGTATCGTTGCAGCCCTGAGCGGCTGAAGAAGGCGTGGTCATCCCAGGATGAGGTATCTACCCACGTGCGCCAAGGACGCCGGCAGTCTG AGCCTGGCTATACCCTGTTCAGCAGGGCATCACTTCCCAGCAGGCAGCAAGGATTGGAGATGCCAGGCCTTAAAGGCCGTAGAAAGTCGG AGCCGACCAGACACCTGCTCAGGCAGCTGAATGACAAAG CCAGAGCAGCAGGAATGAAG CATGCAGGCAGTGCCGGAGCCCTCCTGGACTTTGGGCAGCTACCCCCTGCACAGGACCTGCAACCAGAGGCTGAGGGGGCTGCCACGGAGGAgcttgaggaagaggaggagatagtggaggaggaagagcagcagcagaCCTTCCCAGTCTCCCTGGAAGACTTGGCAGGGCATGAAGGCAGTGAGAAGGTGCCTGGGCCAGAGCTCCCAGGctcggaggaggaggaggaggaggaggagagtctAGCAGTGGCTGAGCAG GGGAAGAGACACAGGGAGTCTGAAGACTCTAAAAGCTGCAGAAGGCCCAGCGACCGGTCTCCAACCAGCGCAGAGAATCGCATGAGCTTCGAGTCTGTTTCTTCCCTGCCAGAG GTTGAGACAGATCCTGAGCCTGGGGCTGAGCAAGAGGCCTTGACTGCCTTGgaaggtcccagcactgaggagatgcCTTCAGAGCCAGAATCTCCAGGAGTTCTGGAAACACAGCTCCATGTCCCCAAGGGGCTGTTGCAGGTAGATGGTCCAGTTGATGTGGTGGACTTTGTGGAGCCTGAGGGCACTGAGGACCTTAAGGCCCTGAGtagtgaagaggaggaagaggaggaactgggagctCCCCAGGAGCCCGAGAGCCTGCTGCCACCCTCAGTGCTGGACCAGGCCAGTGTCATCGCTGAGCGGTTTGCCAGTAGCTTCTCTCGGCGGAGCAGCCTGGCCATAGAGGATGGGAAGTCCAGTGGCCTCGGGACACCGCGGCTGGTCAGCCGGAGCAGCAGCGTGCTTAGCCTGGAGGGCAGTGAGAAGGGCCTAGCCCGATGGAGCAGCACTGGGGACTCCCTCAgcaacccccccaccccagaagtGGTCATCAGTGCAGACATGGTCACAGACAATGGCCCTTCTGTCAATGGAACGGAATCTCCAAATTCAGGCTCAGGCTGCTCCACGGAACCGGACAAATCTTCCTGCAAGAAGAAGGAATCAGCATTGTCCACCCGAGACCGGCAGTTGCTGGACAAAATCAAGAACTACTACGAAAATGCAGAGCACCACGACGCAGGCTTCAGCATCCGGCGGCGGGAGAGCCTCTCCTACATCCCGAAAGGATTGGTGCGGAGCTCGGTGTCCAGGTTCAACAGCCTCCCCAAGCCAGATTCAGAGCCAGCAGCTCCAATTGGGTACAAGAGGCCAGGGAGTTCTCGGCCAGCCTCATGGGCCTTGTTTGACCTCCCAGGACCCAGCCAGTCAGGCACAGGGGAGCCCGCTCCCATCACAGATGCTGAGTTTCGCCCATCTTCAGAAATTGTGAAGATATGGGAGAGAATGGAATCTTCAGAGAGAAGTCCACGGACAGGGCCTGGTCAGAGCCAGGCCAACGGCTTTGAGCTCCAAGAGCCGTTGTTCATCTTGGAGGAGCACGAGCTGGGGGCTATCACCGAGGAGTCTGCCGTGGCCTCTCCGGAAAGTGCCTCTCCCACCGAGCAGCCCAACCCAGCCCACCTGGCCCAGGAGCTGAAAGAGCTGGTGAGAGAGCTGAGCAGCAGTGTCCAGGGGGAGCTGGTCACCCCATTGCACCCCCGAATCATGCAGCTCTCCCACGTGATGGACAGCCATATGAGTGAGCGGGTCAAGAACAAGGTCTACCAACTGGCCCGCCAGTACAGCCTCCGAATTAAGAACATCAAGGCAGCTAGGCCACCTCTGCCGTGGGATAAAGCATCTCCTGACAGGGATGAGCAGATCCCCACCATCTCTGGCCAGCCCGAGGAAGCTGGAGAGCTGTCAGGGGGCAAAG CCAGGAGGAAGCCTGTGCTATCCCTCCTTAGCTATGAGCAGCTAATGGCCCAGGAACAGGGTACCTCCAAGACTTcctctgctgttgctgctgctgctgctgctgcagagacCTCCCCACGCCGGTTCTCCCTCAGCCCTTCTGCGCTCAGCCCAAGAAGTGCCTCCTCCGGGTCTCGGCCCTCCACTCGGAGCCCCCTCAGCCCCTTCGACACTGAGACCTTCAACTGGCCTGATGTCCGAGAGCTCTGCTCCAAGTATACATCCAACGACAAGGCTGCCCAAGCCGAGAGCAGCTGGCCGCGTGGCCTTCTGGTCAACCGGAGCCGCTCCTTGCCTGAGAACATAGTAGAGCCTCCTGTATCTGGCAAGGTGGGCCGCTGCAGCAGTATGAACACAAAGAGGCGCCAGGGGGATGGGGAGGCTTCCCAGCCGCCACCTCCTGAGTCTCCTCCCCAAAGCAGGCTGAATGGAGAGGAATCCCTGTATATCACTGCAGACCTTACCCTGGAGAACAACCAGCGAGTGATTGTCATGGAGAAAGGGCCCCATCCCAGCTCCACTATGGGGATGGAGGAGGGCAGTGGGAAGGAACTGAGTTCACCAGTAGCTTTGAAAGGGCAGGGCCAAGGTTTCCTGGGGTCTACAGAGTACCAGCCCAAGGAAGACGGTTCCAGGGACCCAGCAGACACAAACAAGCAGGGTAGAGTGAGAAACCTGAGGGAGAAATTCCAGGCCTTAAACTCTGTGGGTTGA